The Podarcis raffonei isolate rPodRaf1 chromosome 7, rPodRaf1.pri, whole genome shotgun sequence nucleotide sequence AGAAATTACTTTTAATTTCTAGAAGAGTCATGCTGTACTAAAAACATCCTCTATATACTAATATGAGAGTAACTCTGTCAAATCTAATCTGGCTACCTCGAAtctgaaaatttaaaaattgaaaattgaaGAAAATTTATTCCAAATTATTTAATCCAGAACGTTTTTGTCTTTGGCTGTGCCTATCATTGGTTCAAGCTCCAGGAACCACCATGCTGTTTGGATTAATTGCCACTAAAAATTTTGACTGAACAACTAGCACTAATGCAGATGAATAGCGAGAGACAGGATAAGGGCTTAGAAAGGATAGGAGAAAGAGATGTATTTGCAAACCGCACATCCGTATGGTTCTTCTAGCTTGTGAAGAATTGGAAAAGGTTCACATTCTCCTGTATATGTTAATACCTGTGTCCTGCGAAACAAAATACCTCTTGTTAATGAATTTACCATGCGAAACTTCTGGGCCTTAACAGTGGGAAGTCTGAATACATCGAACCTGCCAAGAGGGCCCATATTGTGCCTCCTCCGAGAGGAAGAGGCAGGGGAGCATTTGGCCAAGGCATTCGGCCCCACGATATCTTCCGTCAGAGGAAGCAGAACACAAGCAGGCCGCCCTCTATGCACGTTGATGACTTTGTGGCTGCCGAGAGCAAGGAAGTGGTTCCACCAGATGGGATACAGCCTCCCAAGAGACTGCCTAAAGTTTCACAGAAGATTTCTTCACGGGGCGGGTTCTCAGGGAATCGAGGAGGGCGAGGAGCCTTTCACAGTCCAAACAGATTCTTCACGCCACCTGCTTCGAAAGGTAGGTTTTCTGGTCCACCTGAAATATGTGAGCTTTATGCCTTCTGGAGGACAGATTTGAGGTTCAGCGTGTTCCTTAAAGCGAAGTTAGTTGTAGCACTTTTGCTACTATTCACCATTGCAGCTATCTTTTTGGGGGTTTGgagtcatggaattgtagagttggaagggatcttgaggatcatctagtccaaccccttgcaatacaggaatatgcagctgtcctttacagggattgaacctgcaaccttggcgttatcagcaccatccaCCCAGCTGAGCTATCTTTGCAGTAAACTTTGTCCACAAAGGATGCAATCTCAGGCTTTGGCCTTCTAGCCGCAGCCCCCTACAAACTGAGATGTTGTAAAAAAAAGTTTGCCGTTCTTTGATTCTCCAAACAGACCTGTTGCTGTCCCCATTGTACAGATGGGGAATTGAGAGGTAGAAGGAATGGCTTGTTCAAGACTGCTCAGTGCGTCCATGATAAATTTAGAACTTGGGCCTCCCAAATTAGCGTCCCGTAATCTGGCTGCCTGGCTAAGCTAGGTGCTACCTTCCATCCGGCATATATGAAGCCTTTCAACTCAGATTGTGGAGCTGAATATTTAGAAACAAAGGCAATTCACAAATGGCTTATTTGTTGTGCTTTTTATTTAGGAAATTACAGTCGCCGTGAAGGAGCTAGAGGATCAAGCTGGAGTGCACAGAGTTCTCCGCGAGGCACCTACAATGAAAGCAGAGGCGGCCAAAGCAACTTCAACAGGGGCCCACTTCCACCTCTAAGGCCGTTAAGTTCAGCAGGTTTGTGGTTTCCCTCCCCTCACAATACTTCGTTGAAATTATATGCACAATCAGTTCAACCAGTGGTATTTTTCTTCAGTTTTGATTTATGGCacttatttccttcctttctgtttTACATAAAGCACCAAAAGACACCTTAAAAATTAagtcaaaaataataaaatagctaAATGCAAACTCAAAAGAGACTGGATCCTCAGACAAAAATGTCACTTTAAAAAGTTGGTcaacaatgatgggagttgtagcaatatttagagggccacaggttccctgttcctgctttattgcatttatatactttGTTTGCCAAGCATGGATTACAactgaaagcaaaataaacagTTCAAAATatagatttttggggggtgggggtgggggtagcgtTTCAGGCTGCTGATGTCCCTTCCTGAGCTAATGACCTGATCTGCTTTGCATGGGCTTTTGATTCTGGGGTTGATCCACTGAAGGATAATTTTCATGTTTTACTTGCCAATGGTTGAAACTATTGCATTGTAAATAAGTGTACATGTATGATGAAGAATACCAAAAGGTTGTGCTGTTCATTTTGATCTATGATCTGCAGTCTTAGCAAGATTAAATATATCACATATTTCCAGCCTGATTTTATAATAGAATCAGagatggaagggaacctgagggtcatctatgcaggaatctcagctaaagtgtccatgacagatggccatcccaccttAATGGGGCTTGCTCAGTAGTAAGCCTTAATTAATGAAGCTTAAGTGAAACTAGGTGTGCTTAGGATTCTAGTATTACTAAGTTTGCCTCTGTGTCTGTTGTATAGTAGGCAAAAAACCTGGCCATTATGATGGCTATACATTGTTGGTTAAATGTATATTGAGTTGTTCTGTATTAATATTATAGGTTGGAGGCTGTTTCTAAAGGCTTCAGTATAGTTGCAATGCATAATTTGGCCCTTATTGTAGGAATCATCACTGTTACTGTTACcagttatctctctctttttttaaggctaCCGGCCAAGTCCTCGTGATCGTGCTTCCAGAGGCCGTGGTGGAATTGGGCCATCTTGGGCAAGCACAAATAGCGGCAGTAGCGGTGGCTCAAGAGGAAAGTTTGTTGGCGGAGGCAGCGGAAGAGGCCGTCACGTCCGCTCTTTTACTCGATAAACACACCATTGAGAACATTCTGACTGTGAACCTTTCAACATGATGGCAAATTGCTTAAGTGCTTGAGGACCAACGCTAGACTTACTGGTATCAGGGGGGCAGaaaagagacttttttttttggtttggAAAAAAATCCCATTTTGTTTGATACAAGATCGGAGGTTTCAATaaaactgtttttttgtgttagtgtgtttgtgtttatagTTGCCTATGCTTTTATGGTACTTACGCCAGAAGTACAAGTTTAGATTTGGCTTTAACAGTCTTGCAACATAGCCTTCATTTGGGGTAAGTAGAATCAGCCATTCCAAGGCAACAATGTTTTATTTAACAGTTTATATCCCACTTGATCGTAAAACAACCACCTCTAAGATGTTGACAAAAATATAAAGtaaaacaatttttgaaaaacaggtatttaaaagcatttgttaaaaaattattaaaatcaaCAGTCACTGAAGAGGGAGAAGTCACATGTGACTTCTGCTTGCTTCTATGAAAATGTTTAATAGTGGAGCCATGCATGTAGCTGCCTGAGAAGCAGTTGTTTTCCTTTGCATGTATTTTCCATCTCTGCGTATAGTGTGCGCTCTTACCAAATATCTGAGTCCTTCAAGAATACATAATCTGTAAGCTTTCACttctatatatacatacacccacACACAACACGCATATGTTATATTAGTTTTATTAGGTCAATTCATTTCGTAGGACACCATAGCCAATGGTATGGGCCATCTCTTGTCAGCTGACACAAGCAGGAGCAAAGGCTTGTGGGAAGTTGGTTCATTTCTCTCAGGTTTTTTTCCTGCCTGATGCAGCAGTACGTTCCTCCTTGGCTCTCCTGGCTTAAGCCAAGTTTCATTAGATTCCTTCATTTTTCTgtttgctgcttttttgtttcttctcctgAGTACACATAACTTTGTTCTCTCCCTACCCCCCCTTtagatctttttttattattattcctaagagtaaaactaaaaaataataaaaccataaGACAGGAATTTAATAACTCAAAAATAATTGAAATAAACAGCTAAGCTAAAAACAGACCAAAATGTTAACTTCTTCATGTCTGGAAAAacttgcctgaacaaaaatgttttagcagACACTGGAAAAAGTGCAGGGAAGGtgcttgcctgatgtcaatagtcaTGGAGTTCCAAGTGTGGGTGCTGCCATACAAAAAGAGCTTTTTTTTACAAGTGTGGTGCGCCTGTAATAGTGCCAGTGCTGCAAATCGAATTGACTGAATAGAAATATATGGGGTAAGGCAATTCCTGAAGTAAACTGTTTCTAACTGTTAAGGGCTTAATATACTAATGCTAACAGCTTGAAGTTGGTTCGGTAACAAACCTGCaatcagtgcagatctctgagtggAGGTGTTATCTGCTGACAGAATCTCATTGCTGTCAGCAGGtggactgcagcattctgcactaattgTCAGTTGCCAGATCCAGCAAAAGTAAGCACCGCATAAAGCAgactgcagtaatccaatcttAAATAACAGCCACCTATGGCTTTCACTTCATGCTTTCCAGTCGGGTCAGAGGTCGAACATGTGTTGCTTTCTTGCTTCCATCCCTAGTCAACCGACAGTCTTCCTGGAGAGTCTTCACTAACTCCAGTAATTCTAGCTTTTCAAGCTGTGCCTGCTCCAGTTCTTGGTGATGCTGCCTCTCTGTTGCCAGCAGGGTACGCATGTCAGACGACATCCTGGACATCTGGCTCTGAAAAGCGTAAGAGAGTTTTTCAAGTGTTGCATTGGGATTGCCTGTTAACAGTTAGATGCTCACAATTTCCTATCTATTACATttgtttcttccccttcctccaaggacctGAGGGTAGCATGCAGATAACAGAGCCTAGATTTCATGGATCTGCCCCTTTCAGGTATCCAGACTGCTGCAAAACAGATCTGTTTCTGCCCGCTCTCCAAGGCAAGGGAAAGAGGCTGCATTGTCCTGGAATGACTTGGGCCCAGACCCAAATACTTCTGTACCcagagtttaaaggtaaagggacccctgactgttaggtccagtcgtgaccgactctggggttgcggcgctcatctcgctttattggccgagggagccggcgtacagcttccgggtcatgtggccagcatgactaagccgcttctggcgaaccagagcagcgcacggaaacgccatttaccttcccaccagagcggtacctatttatctacttgcgctttgacgtgctttcgagggTAAAGCAAAATGTGCATGGGCATTCTGAGGGCTATTGCAATGATTATGCTCTCCCTGTCATCCCATTAAATTTGGGGAAAGATAACTCAGCAGGTGGGGGATGTGTGGTAGGGAAGACTCTTCTAGGCCAACTTGGAAGTAGTCTGATTTTTATTAATGGTCCATCTCCAAATTAATATAATATTAATGGGACTGGAGGAAGTTTGCCAGTCACCAATAGCAATGCTTCCTTGCTTATGCGAATTGTAGTTAAAATACCTGCTGCTGAAACCATTGGTTCTAAGATAGATGCTGTACGTGAGACTTCCCCAATTTGAtgctccccagctgttgttggacttcaactcccatcagtcccagctggctTGGCCAGtgagtgatgatgggaattgtagtccaaattaCCCGGATAACACAAGGTTGGGGAAGGTAGGTGTCAGGTGCTTGAGGACTGTGGCTACCCTCTGGAAACTGAAAAAGAGTACAGCATAGAATAAAGCTGTCAGGAATACCAATTCACCAGAGGCAACATTTCAAGGGAGGGAGATGACCTTGTAGCTAATGGCAATACAATTTGTTTACCTTTAGCTCTTCAATCTGATTTTGCAAAAAACTCTCCTTTTGTACCATATGCTTCCTTTGAGAATCTAGTCGAGATTCCATCTCATGTTTTGCCTCTTCCATCCGGCAGATCATCTCtgaccttaaaaaacaaaacacttttcaTTACTCAGCCTATCTGTCTTTAATCTGAATACACAGGAAACTTGAAACGTACGCACATTCAGTTTTATGCGCttggcaattattatttttaaaagggggcgaATGTCTGGGGGAAAAAGACTGTGGCAATCCTTCCCGCCATTGTCTTATCTTACTGTTCATCCTGCTTTAATTTTGAAAAGGATTGCTTGGACTGAAACAAACAACATGCACCTGTTCATATGTAAGCTAAGTTAATACGCTGATTTGTTTCCGCTTGGGAGGAGGGCAGCTGATGCAGCCGAACAGTGTGCACCAGCAAAGTGATCATTCACAAAAAGAGATGATTTGTTTTAGATTGGGACTTACCATTATACAGGGCCACTAATTAACAGGAAGTAGTGTTTAATCCATCAGTTTTGCGCTAATAATTCTGTAAGTCACAAACAATATCTGTTTTTTTAATCTTCCATCTGTTTTATGCAATATCTGCATCTTCCTTTGGCCCAAGATAAACATCTCATTTTAACAGCCCCAGCTTCACTCACATGGGCAGATCCCATAAGCTAGTACTGGCAAAGAAGCTTTTCATTTATGATTAACTTAGGTTCAGGTTACCACCAAGCAGCACACAAGCTTATGTTACACAAAAAAGATGTCAACAAATCTTTTATTTCAATCAGATCAGGATGATAGAATACCAGGTGTAACTCAGGTGGGAAGATAGGAGGAAGAGATGGTGATGGCAATAGAAGCAATTTGCCAAGTTACCAAACTGGTTTCCTGAGCACCCAGGAAATTGCAGCAGTATTGAAGAACAGTCCCCTTGTGTATGTTTTAGAGAGGTGGGCAAAATATTTAGGTGTCAGTTCATGCtttaggcatggccaaacttggccctccagatgttttgggaccacaactcccatcatccctagctaacaggaccagtggtcagggatgacgggaattgtagtccccaaacatctggagggccaagtcaaTCCATGAGCAGCCAAGGTAAGGGGAAGAATAGCTTTACCTGAGCAGTTCGAGTTCCGTTCTCAGCTCTGCCACACAGTTATGTTGCGCATCATCAGCACTGAGGATGGCATACCCACAACCTTTGGGGCACTCGCGGCTCCTGTATTCACACACGGCCAAGTGGCTGTCTAAGTTACGTCTTTCAACCCGAGCTGGGCAACCTGATTGGAAAGCAGAAGATTGGAGGAAgtgcaccagagagagagagagaattatttcATTTTCCCCATAATCTTCTGACATGGAGACAACGATAGACTGTGCCCCAGAGAGCTCACtttagtgctgctaatgcagcaaaaacaatgtggaaGGCAGCAGTGACAAGCTACTGGTTTCTGCAGtccctgtgattctccagcagtttgacttaacCCTGGatgcgcactccattgtctctcaagacagaaggATGCTAACAACAGCACCACCACTCTTGAGGAATCTAGGTTAGTTTTTCCTACTGTGTGCAGGTACAAGGATTCTCCAAGGGGGCACTGGCACCATCAGCTGCCTTTCAGTTCCCCAAACACCAACACGGAATCCATAATTTGCTTTGGCTAGCGTTGGCAACAGGTAGAAATGGAACAGGTAGAAATGGGGTGTTCACACAGGCAAAGAAACCGAGAAGGCCCACTCTGCAACAGCCACTAACTCTGAATTCCCTTTAGTCTACATTTCAGAACCGTGGGACTGAATTCAGGTGAAAATGGAGATCTACCATCTGTTTGAAAGATAACCATCTCTGCATTCTACCTACCGCTGTTTGAACAGGGGACCCGGCTGCATTCACACTCGCGTTCATGTCGGTCAATGGACTCCAGTGAACACACCATTTCACAGCCACACTCTCTGTTCCTGCAGTGAATCTGGAGTCGATTGAGATCATTCTTCATGTATCTGGGTACAGaagttaattatttttattcttgcaATACTGCTTGCTAAGATATAACATATCACATGCTCCCCAGTTCTCCGAGTGGTAAGACATTCCAGAGTCAGTGCTAACTGCTTCAGTTTTCTTTGAATGAGGCCACATGGCAGATTAACCATGATTGCGTAATATTTGGTTTTCTTGAAAGTATACAGGCAGAGCACAGGCGAAGCTAAACAGCAGATCCCCAGAAAGGCAACTTGCACCACAAGGCATTTCTAGCCTTGATTTTAAGAGCTTCCACACTCTACCTTCTGCCTGTCTATCCGCTAAAACTGCTGCACTAACTTTCATACATTACACCGGCCACCCACTTCAGCTTGGCTGTGGTGTCACCCTCCTTACTCCTAACGTTCTGGAGAAATATCTGTATCAAGAAGCCATCTTCTAACAATTAGATCCCATACAAAGACATCCCCTGGCCACTGTAAGCCATTAACCATAACATCCTTTCCTCAAAACTTAAGACTATGATCAGCCATTGCTTTcaggcaggggtgggaaatcaCAGATCTGATCAACAAATGTGACCCTTCAGACCTACCTGGCTGTCAGGATTTCTTCCCTGCtatacccctcactggccctgctcaccCTGCCCCTGGAAGGCAACACCCCCTTGTCACGATTAAAACGCACATGTTTCCagaaagttggcaaccctaatgAAGCAGAAGCACCATGGCCAACTTGTGTTATTTGACAACACAGTAAGTCAACACTTGTTTGTGACATTTATGTTTAAGATGTGTTCATTCTTTATTACATACAATACTTTAAAAACATGTATCATGGGTATTACCACTTATGCTGTCCTAtccttttgtttttcaaaagttgtgtttttaaaaccttAGCTGTTAGTAGGTTAATGAAGCAGTTTGCTCCAACCTTGAGAAAAGGAGATTGGTCAAGCCAAGAATTTTCCTAGCAACTGCACATTTCTGTCCTagcagaaattgtgtgtgtgtatgtgtgtggttcTTCTGTGCAAAGGAGCAAGGTTAAAAGGGGTGCAATCAGA carries:
- the LOC128417248 gene encoding RING finger protein 151-like, which codes for MGYDIERFIGYVNEGLLCCICRDVLEDPLQAPCEHAFCTSCIHGWLVHHSNCPEDRQPLDLSVLRPLYRYMKNDLNRLQIHCRNRECGCEMVCSLESIDRHERECECSRVPCSNSGCPARVERRNLDSHLAVCEYRSRECPKGCGYAILSADDAQHNCVAELRTELELLRSEMICRMEEAKHEMESRLDSQRKHMVQKESFLQNQIEELKSQMSRMSSDMRTLLATERQHHQELEQAQLEKLELLELVKTLQEDCRLTRDGSKKATHVRPLTRLESMK